The Rhodanobacteraceae bacterium genomic sequence GCGTGGTGCTGACGTCCACCTTGACGCGCGGATCGCCCATCAGCGAAGCCTTGAACTGGTCGAAGGCCTTGGGCGACGTCAGCCGCGCCGTCACCGATTCCGCGCTGCTGCCGCGGCGATACGCCGAAGCCACGGACTTGGAATCGCCCCACAGTTCCGAGCCGTGCGCGTCGTTCGATGCAAACACGCCGACGATGGTCCAGTCCTGGCCGCCGAGGCGCAGCGTCTTGCCCACTTCCAGGCCGGCGAACTGGCGCTCCGCGCCCTCGCCCACGTCGAGCTCGCGCATGCCGGGCGTGAACTTGCGGCCCTTGACGATCTTCACGTTCGGCCACACCGTCCAAGCTTCGTCGCCGACACCGCGGATCGCGACGTTGGCGTCGGTTTTCGGATCGCTCTTCTTCGGCACGTTGGCGACCACCACCAGTTCCGCCGACGCGATCGGCTTGCCCTGCGCGTCGCGCGCGATGCCCGGCGCCTGCTCGATCACGTCGATGTCGTCTCGCGTCAGCACGGAATTGCTTTCCGCGCCCGAACCACCGCGCAGCACGATCGCGGTGTCGTTGCTGCCGGTCTGCTGCAACGTGGCGGTCAGGCCGTCGCCCATCGCCAGCAGCGCCACCAGCACGCCGACCACGCCGGCGATGCCGACCACGATCACCGCGGTGGAGCCCAGCCGCTCACCGAGCGTGCTCAGGCCCACGCGCGTGACCGACAGCGTGCGCCGGCCGGTACGCGCGGCCAGCAGCCACAGCGCCAGCAGGATCGCCAAGCCCAGCACCAC encodes the following:
- a CDS encoding ABC-type antimicrobial peptide transport system, permease component is translated as MKKFLFGLGLAVVVIVWLVVWTALPWFVVLGLAILLALWLLAARTGRRTLSVTRVGLSTLGERLGSTAVIVVGIAGVVGVLVALLAMGDGLTATLQQTGSNDTAIVLRGGSGAESNSVLTRDDIDVIEQAPGIARDAQGKPIASAELVVVANVPKKSDPKTDANVAIRGVGDEAWTVWPNVKIVKGRKFTPGMRELDVGEGAERQFAGLEVGKTLRLGGQDWTIVGVFASNDAHGSELWGDSKSVASAYRRGSSAESVTARLTSPKAFDQFKASLMGDPRVKVDVSTTRDYFNKQSEGLSKVIRIVGITIGIIMAIGAIFGALNTMYAAVATRAREIATLRAIGFRGLPVVVSVLLETMLLALLGGIVGAVIVWLVFNGYTASTVGGNFSQVVFQFRVTPELLWTGIKWALAIGFIGGLFPAVRAARLPVVNALREL